From Miscanthus floridulus cultivar M001 chromosome 15, ASM1932011v1, whole genome shotgun sequence, the proteins below share one genomic window:
- the LOC136507673 gene encoding uncharacterized protein, with the protein MPLGQIDLPVTFRDRSNYRTETLTFDVVGFPRTFHAILGRPCYAKFMAVPNYTYLKLKMPGPRGVITIGTSFHHAYECEVECCGHATTVVASEELATLREEVAEKLPDTKKTTGSFKPAEGTKEVLMDPSSSDAKRVRIGTALSSK; encoded by the coding sequence atgccactggggcagatcgatctgcccgtcactttcagggatcggtccaattatcggactgagaccctcacctttgacgtagtggggttcccaaGAACTTTCCACGCtatcctgggacgaccatgctatgcgaagttcatggccgttcccaactatacgtacctcaagttgaagatgccgggcccccgtggggtcatcaccatcggcacctcctttcatcatgcttacgagtgcgaagtcgaatgctgcggccaTGCCACAACAGTCGTCGCCtctgaagagctcgccaccctcagggaggaggttgccGAAAAATTGCCCGACACCAAGAAAACAACCGGGTCATTCAAACCGgcagagggcaccaaggaggtcctcatggaCCCCAGTAGCTCTGATGCTAAGAGGGTACGCATCGGTACtgcgctctcctccaaatag